In Erythrobacter litoralis HTCC2594, a single genomic region encodes these proteins:
- a CDS encoding cation:proton antiporter: protein MGDFLMLAFSLLVAGVIAVPLATRFGLGTVLGYLLAGMALSPLLGILEVNVEQMQQFAEFGVVMMLFIIGLELEPRRLWDMRRRLIGFGGGQVVITTVLLAGIAYFSGNAWQTAVAIGMILALSSTAIVLQTLEEKKLMRTQGGEASFSVLLVQDVAVIPMLALLPLLAIPELTGAGAHGGEGVHGHGGLNLLAGLPAWLAGLATVGAVGLVVFIGVFLTRPVFRMIADLRLREMFTAAALMFVIGIALLMTLVGLSPALGAFIAGVVLANSEFRHELEADINPFKSLLLGLFFITVGAGIDFALVSERFGEVLFWTALVIGAKMLVLFGIGKAFHLMGQDRWLFSLGLAQAGEFGFVLIAFATGNAVLSRELADLLLLVVAFSMLVTPLLFIFYEKVIVPRYSAGEEREADAIEENNSIILAGRGRIGGIIDRMLDAAGYKTTVIDYDSRHIANMEKFGNKAYFGDATRPDLLASAGIAQAKLLIVALDEKDQIDRLVSHVLENYPDVHVLARAIDRDHVFKLWALGCRDIIRETYDGAVRMGRSAFEAMGHDRQAAQAMADAWEEMDRSSMIEVADVYKVDVPAWENDELIARVRKLREEWDPKLSDQMDQIMKR, encoded by the coding sequence ATGGGCGACTTCCTGATGTTGGCATTCAGCCTGCTCGTCGCAGGCGTGATCGCCGTGCCGCTGGCGACGCGGTTCGGGCTGGGCACCGTCCTAGGCTATTTGCTCGCCGGCATGGCACTCAGCCCGCTGCTGGGCATTCTCGAAGTCAATGTCGAGCAGATGCAGCAGTTTGCCGAATTCGGCGTCGTCATGATGCTTTTCATCATCGGCCTCGAGCTGGAGCCTCGGCGTCTGTGGGACATGCGCAGGCGGCTCATCGGGTTCGGAGGCGGGCAGGTCGTCATCACGACGGTCCTGCTGGCCGGGATTGCCTATTTCAGCGGTAATGCATGGCAAACGGCGGTGGCGATCGGCATGATCCTCGCGCTTTCGTCGACAGCGATCGTGTTGCAGACGCTGGAAGAAAAGAAGCTGATGCGCACGCAAGGTGGCGAAGCGAGCTTCTCCGTGTTGCTGGTCCAGGATGTTGCGGTCATTCCCATGCTGGCTCTATTGCCGTTGCTGGCGATACCGGAGCTGACCGGGGCCGGAGCACACGGCGGGGAGGGAGTCCACGGGCACGGCGGGCTCAATCTGCTGGCAGGCCTGCCGGCCTGGCTTGCGGGGCTGGCAACGGTTGGGGCGGTGGGGCTTGTCGTCTTTATCGGCGTCTTTCTCACCCGACCGGTATTCCGGATGATCGCCGATCTGCGGCTGCGCGAGATGTTTACTGCCGCAGCCCTCATGTTCGTCATCGGGATCGCCTTGTTGATGACGCTGGTCGGGCTCTCACCCGCCCTCGGCGCGTTTATCGCGGGCGTGGTCTTAGCCAACAGCGAGTTCCGCCACGAGCTCGAAGCCGACATCAACCCCTTCAAGAGCCTGCTGCTCGGCTTGTTTTTCATAACAGTGGGCGCGGGGATCGACTTTGCCCTCGTCTCCGAACGCTTCGGCGAAGTGCTGTTCTGGACCGCGCTCGTCATCGGCGCGAAAATGCTGGTGCTGTTTGGTATCGGCAAGGCGTTCCACCTGATGGGGCAGGATCGCTGGCTGTTCTCGCTCGGGTTGGCGCAGGCCGGTGAGTTCGGCTTCGTGCTGATCGCTTTCGCGACGGGAAATGCCGTTTTGAGCAGAGAATTGGCCGATTTGCTGCTGCTCGTCGTCGCCTTCTCGATGTTGGTCACGCCGCTGCTGTTTATATTCTACGAGAAAGTCATCGTGCCGCGATATTCCGCAGGCGAAGAGCGCGAGGCGGACGCGATCGAGGAAAACAACAGTATTATCCTCGCCGGGCGCGGGCGCATCGGTGGTATCATCGATCGCATGCTCGATGCCGCCGGCTACAAGACGACCGTTATCGACTACGATTCCCGGCACATCGCCAACATGGAGAAGTTCGGCAACAAGGCCTATTTCGGCGATGCGACGCGGCCGGACTTGCTCGCTAGCGCAGGAATCGCGCAGGCGAAGTTGCTGATCGTCGCGCTGGACGAAAAAGACCAGATCGACCGATTGGTTTCGCACGTCTTGGAGAATTATCCAGATGTCCACGTGCTGGCCCGCGCGATCGACCGCGACCATGTGTTCAAGCTGTGGGCGCTGGGCTGCCGCGACATTATCCGCGAAACCTATGACGGGGCCGTGCGTATGGGCCGCTCGGCATTCGAGGCTATGGGTCACGACCGGCAGGCGGCGCAGGCCATGGCCGATGCCTGGGAGGAAATGGACCGCAGTTCGATGATCGAAGTGGCGGACGTCTACAAGGTCGACGTGCCGGCATGGGAGAACGACGAACTTATCGCGCGCGTGCGGAAGCTGCGCGAAGAGTGGGACCCCAAACTCAGCGATCAGATGGACCAGATCATGAAGCGTTAA
- a CDS encoding GEVED domain-containing protein → MGMILRYVCALAVCVIATAMTVFTAAPVSAQTTEICLGRVVTTMNFSATPTLVSGTALQPGAVYRYSNVNTGIDALVRVVAFNNGASLVTIDDNGAPAPGQSDLRPFFNPELGGSNARSVDFQFTFVISGTNTPIIFDFVSTAIDVDGDSGSLREYAEFQNNFAEYLLNSPTNLAVNASTPSAGNTRFESITSFTAPGIDPSANQNIVATFYTKKSGFNYRIGTLGSGSTVRLTSLQFTCPNLPAPVIVTPTPQDFGDAPNSYGNPRHDIVTGFRLGATVTAETAPYNSANASADVGDDGVTFGTLRPNNTAAVTVSVTGASGRLQAWFDWNRDGDFFDAGEQIAINVTDNGAGDSNSAVGTIGLSITVPLNAVVGQTFARFRWSSQSDLDATTIVGRDGEVEDYQVTILGAPVLTMSKTSVVYASTSPNGFNVPGNDVIYTITSSNTGSAATDSGSVVIIDSLPSQVEAYIGDFDGAGPSTGTVLFTQSNGAAMTYTQATDLRYSNLAATPTSFAACTYTPTVSGAYDPAVRHICINPKQSLGFGSPAPTITIQFRARIR, encoded by the coding sequence ATGGGGATGATCCTCCGTTATGTCTGCGCGCTGGCGGTTTGCGTGATCGCCACGGCAATGACGGTCTTCACCGCCGCACCGGTTAGTGCGCAGACGACCGAGATTTGTCTCGGGCGCGTCGTGACCACGATGAACTTCAGCGCCACCCCGACACTCGTATCGGGAACGGCGCTGCAGCCGGGCGCTGTATACCGCTACTCCAACGTCAACACCGGTATCGATGCGCTGGTCAGAGTTGTGGCGTTCAATAACGGCGCTTCGCTGGTCACGATCGACGACAACGGCGCACCCGCACCCGGGCAATCGGACCTGCGGCCGTTCTTCAATCCGGAGCTTGGCGGCAGCAACGCCCGTAGCGTCGATTTCCAGTTCACCTTTGTGATTTCCGGGACAAACACGCCGATCATTTTCGATTTCGTATCGACGGCAATCGACGTCGACGGCGATAGCGGCTCGCTCCGCGAATACGCCGAATTCCAGAACAACTTCGCCGAATACCTGCTCAATAGCCCGACCAATCTTGCCGTGAACGCCTCGACTCCCTCGGCGGGGAACACCCGCTTCGAGTCGATCACAAGCTTCACCGCGCCGGGTATCGACCCCTCGGCCAACCAGAACATCGTCGCCACATTCTACACCAAGAAAAGCGGTTTCAACTATCGCATCGGCACGTTGGGATCAGGCTCGACCGTCCGCCTGACCTCGCTACAGTTCACTTGCCCCAACCTACCTGCACCGGTGATCGTGACGCCGACACCGCAGGATTTCGGCGATGCACCGAATTCCTATGGCAATCCACGTCACGATATCGTCACCGGCTTCCGGCTCGGCGCAACAGTTACAGCCGAGACAGCCCCCTATAACAGCGCGAATGCCAGCGCCGATGTGGGCGACGACGGCGTTACCTTCGGAACGCTACGCCCAAACAACACAGCGGCAGTAACCGTCAGCGTTACTGGGGCTTCCGGTCGACTTCAGGCGTGGTTCGACTGGAACCGGGACGGAGATTTCTTCGACGCAGGAGAGCAGATTGCGATCAACGTAACCGATAACGGTGCAGGCGATAGCAACTCGGCGGTCGGGACAATCGGGCTGTCGATCACCGTTCCCTTAAACGCCGTGGTCGGCCAGACTTTTGCTCGCTTCCGCTGGTCAAGTCAAAGCGATCTCGATGCGACGACAATCGTCGGTCGCGATGGTGAAGTGGAAGATTACCAGGTCACCATTCTCGGCGCCCCGGTTCTCACGATGTCGAAGACCAGTGTCGTGTATGCATCCACGAGTCCGAACGGCTTCAATGTGCCGGGCAACGACGTGATTTACACCATCACTTCTTCAAACACCGGATCGGCTGCCACAGACAGCGGATCCGTGGTGATCATCGACTCACTGCCATCCCAGGTCGAAGCATATATCGGGGACTTCGATGGTGCAGGACCGTCTACCGGAACCGTGCTTTTCACTCAGTCTAACGGAGCCGCGATGACCTATACACAGGCAACGGACCTGCGATATTCGAACCTTGCGGCAACACCGACAAGCTTCGCGGCCTGCACCTACACTCCGACGGTCTCGGGCGCCTACGACCCGGCAGTCCGGCATATCTGTATCAATCCCAAGCAATCTCTTGGTTTTGGCAGTCCGGCCCCCACCATCACGATCCAGTTTCGTGCTCGTATCAGGTAA
- a CDS encoding DUF11 domain-containing protein, whose product MAAALVWALLLFVAPAAAQTITNTARADWTEDSVARSTTSNTVTIERAVNPLTLETFRPLPSAGSSLPVRASTCNNSPLVIFPGSADGGVGIASAATAELRIGEVLVIRASAPLANRSPDAVDTLTTTITTPGGDREVLEIFETGPDTGIFTGAIRTRATPPSPTQQDCQLSVSSGEQITVALGGANGAPPLVTTLVGVLADPYGFVFDSEDGSPVSGATVTLVDAATGLPATVFADDGVTPWPSTVVSGEPIRDAADNVYPMQPGEFRFPLAPLGSYRLVVTPPGPYTAPSVVQPPQLAGLTRPDGSAFVISDASYGASFALVSIDPVRVDIPVDRPNVSVTIMKSASRARAQPGDAIFYTVTLRNPDPARTKRGVTLVDLPSPWLRLRADSVRVDGRDAASAVTIAPDGRRLAIDIASIEAGGTVKVTYAMVVRPDAPPGQAVNRAEASDPFGGRAVAEASVRIERDTIASRMTIIGRVTSGTCDVVRNRVGIPGVRVMLEDGSFALTDHEGRYHFEGVVPGTHVVQAQRQTLPEGGRFVDCDRSSRSAGNASSHFVTGQGGSLAVVDFTADVPGWIAPAPVETPSLPGEAAPADSGVAQAPTAEIATAREAAGNDRDWLAEGDGPNAFLFPEVDHNPRAPAVRVVIRHRPGQSVELSANGKPVSERALDAVQTSEGGFYSVSIWRGVSIDDGTTRLRAIIRNEDGSVADDLTRNVEFVATPWHAEIVRDRSHLIADGRTRPVIAVRLTDRRGRPVHDGVTGSVTVSAPYESAALLDQLQLRQLAGQGSATPTWTIAGDDGIALVELAPTMVSGPLHLSFSFADREATREQQIESWIVPGDLEWTVVGLAEGSIGAKTIADNMERTGNFDSDLGNKARVALYAKGHVLGKFIATIAYDSAKQEDDQRLLGTIDPNAYYTVFADGSDRRFDAASREKLYVRIETSTFYALYGDFVTGFDQTLLGRYERTATGVKAEGRFGALHAQGFAAKIASRFRRDEIQGNGLSGPYRLGSRDIVSNSEIVAIETRDRLRSEIVVERRELIRFIDYDIDPLSGTISFKEPVLSRDFDLNPQFIVIDYEVFDGDGKANWNAGARADYTFGDDVLRVGVTGITDKGDGARTDLGAIDLRARIASGTEIRAEAGTSRREGANASAWLVEAEHRTGSLDILAYARSTDADYGTGQQTGAELGRRKFGVDARYSLEEHFSLVGSAWYDESLTDDSDRRAVQVAGTYRTGDTELRLGIARLDDRLADGTKAKSTVLEGAVSQRLLDDKLELSATTSVALDDAESLDLPARHRLRARYSVTDWLRVVGVYEIADGEIIDARTFNAGFELTPWQGSRIVTSLGQQDIAEQGKRTFAAFGLSQSFTVTSELSIDATLDGNRELGGADAFDVLNPLHPVASGGHLSQDGALFEDFTAATLGASWRKDRWSATARGEIRDGEFADRVGLTAGIIRQLDDGIVVGSGLTWTRATGDGGVETEIFDAALSTAYRPAESSFAFLGKLAYRSDSVTGAVAGEVGPAGRTALTVDGDAKSRRLVGSLSANWSPHGVDEIDGVEHLVRRSEIGIFLGGRYNFDRVGDFDLAGTTVLGGLDLRIGIGDRLEIGGTATVRTNLTDGFTSFAVGPQIGFVPTQDTLVIVGYNIAGFRDRDFSEARNTDKGLFASVRVKFDADTFSFLGLNR is encoded by the coding sequence ATGGCAGCAGCGCTCGTTTGGGCGCTGCTGCTGTTCGTTGCGCCTGCCGCAGCCCAGACCATCACCAACACAGCCCGCGCGGACTGGACCGAAGACTCGGTCGCGAGATCGACGACATCCAATACGGTCACGATCGAACGCGCGGTTAATCCCCTCACGCTCGAGACTTTCCGACCGCTTCCAAGCGCCGGATCGAGCCTCCCCGTCCGCGCTTCGACCTGCAACAATTCACCGCTCGTGATTTTCCCCGGCTCTGCTGATGGAGGCGTGGGGATCGCATCCGCTGCGACAGCCGAACTCCGGATCGGTGAAGTGCTGGTCATCCGGGCATCCGCGCCGCTGGCCAATCGCAGCCCCGACGCGGTCGACACTCTGACGACCACCATCACCACCCCCGGCGGAGACCGCGAGGTTCTCGAGATTTTCGAAACCGGTCCCGATACGGGCATCTTTACGGGTGCGATCCGGACGCGCGCCACCCCGCCGTCGCCGACGCAGCAGGACTGCCAGCTCAGCGTGAGCTCGGGTGAACAGATCACCGTTGCTCTTGGCGGAGCGAACGGTGCCCCTCCCCTGGTCACGACGCTGGTCGGTGTTCTCGCCGACCCTTACGGTTTCGTGTTTGACAGCGAGGACGGCTCGCCCGTTTCCGGCGCGACGGTCACCCTCGTCGACGCCGCCACGGGTTTGCCGGCCACTGTCTTCGCCGATGATGGCGTCACCCCCTGGCCCTCGACGGTCGTTTCCGGCGAACCGATCCGCGATGCGGCCGACAATGTTTATCCGATGCAGCCCGGCGAGTTTCGCTTCCCGCTGGCGCCGCTAGGCTCCTACCGGCTTGTCGTAACGCCACCTGGCCCATACACCGCGCCCTCGGTCGTGCAGCCGCCGCAACTGGCTGGGCTGACCCGACCCGACGGTAGCGCCTTCGTGATTTCGGACGCGTCGTACGGAGCATCTTTCGCTCTTGTCTCAATTGACCCGGTGCGGGTCGACATTCCGGTCGATCGGCCCAATGTTTCGGTCACGATAATGAAATCGGCGTCGCGTGCGCGCGCACAGCCCGGCGATGCAATTTTCTACACCGTCACCCTTCGCAATCCCGATCCGGCGCGCACAAAGCGCGGAGTTACGCTGGTCGACCTTCCCTCGCCGTGGCTGCGTCTGCGTGCGGACTCCGTGCGGGTCGACGGCCGCGACGCTGCAAGTGCAGTCACGATCGCGCCGGACGGACGTCGGCTGGCTATCGATATCGCCTCGATCGAGGCAGGTGGAACCGTCAAGGTAACTTACGCCATGGTGGTGCGGCCGGACGCACCTCCGGGCCAGGCGGTCAATCGCGCGGAAGCAAGCGACCCGTTCGGCGGTCGCGCAGTAGCCGAAGCATCGGTCCGCATCGAGCGCGATACCATCGCCTCGCGGATGACGATCATTGGTCGGGTCACTTCGGGGACATGCGATGTTGTCCGCAATCGTGTCGGCATTCCCGGTGTGCGCGTGATGCTGGAAGACGGCAGCTTCGCCCTTACCGACCACGAGGGGCGTTACCATTTCGAAGGCGTAGTGCCGGGAACCCACGTGGTGCAGGCACAGCGCCAGACATTGCCGGAGGGTGGCCGCTTTGTGGATTGCGACCGCTCGAGCCGGTCGGCGGGCAATGCGTCCTCACATTTCGTGACCGGTCAGGGTGGCAGCCTCGCGGTCGTCGATTTCACAGCCGACGTGCCGGGATGGATAGCCCCTGCTCCGGTCGAGACCCCATCACTTCCAGGCGAGGCTGCTCCCGCCGATTCTGGCGTAGCGCAGGCGCCGACCGCCGAAATTGCCACCGCGCGCGAGGCAGCCGGCAACGACCGCGACTGGCTGGCGGAGGGCGATGGTCCGAACGCTTTCCTGTTCCCGGAGGTCGATCACAATCCGCGCGCGCCCGCAGTGCGCGTCGTGATCCGGCACCGTCCGGGACAGAGCGTGGAGCTTTCGGCCAATGGCAAGCCCGTCAGCGAGCGCGCGCTCGACGCCGTGCAAACGTCGGAAGGTGGATTCTATTCGGTCAGTATCTGGCGCGGCGTGAGCATCGACGATGGCACCACTCGCCTTCGCGCGATTATCCGTAACGAGGACGGCAGTGTAGCCGACGATCTCACGCGCAACGTCGAGTTCGTCGCGACCCCGTGGCATGCGGAGATCGTGCGAGACAGGTCGCACCTCATCGCCGACGGCCGGACGCGTCCGGTCATAGCGGTCCGCCTGACCGATCGCCGCGGGCGGCCGGTCCATGACGGCGTAACCGGTTCGGTCACCGTCAGTGCACCATATGAAAGCGCTGCGCTACTCGACCAGCTGCAGTTGCGCCAACTGGCCGGCCAGGGTTCGGCCACGCCCACATGGACTATCGCTGGCGACGACGGCATCGCGCTCGTCGAACTCGCCCCGACGATGGTCAGCGGTCCATTGCATCTCTCGTTCTCTTTTGCCGACCGCGAAGCAACGCGCGAGCAGCAGATCGAGAGCTGGATCGTGCCGGGTGACCTCGAATGGACAGTCGTAGGCCTTGCGGAAGGCTCGATCGGCGCCAAGACGATCGCCGACAACATGGAGCGGACTGGCAATTTCGACAGCGACCTCGGTAACAAGGCGCGGGTCGCGCTGTATGCCAAGGGTCACGTCCTGGGTAAGTTCATTGCGACGATCGCCTACGACAGCGCCAAGCAGGAAGACGACCAGCGTCTTCTAGGGACCATCGATCCCAACGCCTATTACACCGTCTTCGCCGATGGCAGCGACCGGCGTTTCGATGCTGCAAGCCGCGAAAAGCTCTACGTGCGGATCGAAACCAGCACCTTCTATGCCCTTTATGGAGACTTCGTCACCGGCTTCGACCAGACCCTGCTCGGCCGTTACGAGCGCACCGCAACCGGTGTGAAGGCCGAAGGCCGCTTCGGCGCGCTCCATGCGCAGGGCTTCGCCGCAAAGATCGCGAGCCGGTTTCGCCGCGACGAAATCCAGGGCAACGGACTCAGCGGGCCGTATCGTCTCGGCAGTCGCGACATCGTATCCAACAGTGAAATCGTCGCCATCGAGACGCGCGACCGGCTGCGCTCCGAAATTGTCGTCGAACGCCGCGAACTCATTCGCTTCATCGACTACGATATCGATCCGCTTTCCGGCACGATCAGTTTCAAGGAACCGGTTCTCAGCCGCGATTTCGACCTCAACCCGCAATTCATCGTGATCGACTACGAGGTCTTCGACGGTGACGGCAAAGCGAACTGGAATGCAGGTGCGCGCGCCGATTACACGTTCGGAGACGATGTTCTGCGCGTCGGCGTCACCGGCATCACCGACAAGGGTGATGGGGCGCGGACCGATCTGGGTGCGATCGACCTGCGTGCTCGCATCGCTTCCGGGACCGAAATCCGTGCCGAAGCCGGCACGAGCCGGCGCGAAGGTGCAAATGCATCAGCATGGCTCGTCGAGGCCGAACATCGCACCGGCTCGCTCGATATCCTTGCCTATGCCCGGTCGACCGATGCGGACTACGGGACCGGTCAGCAGACCGGCGCGGAGCTTGGGCGTCGCAAGTTCGGCGTCGACGCGCGCTATTCCCTCGAAGAGCATTTCTCGCTCGTCGGCAGCGCCTGGTACGACGAAAGCCTGACCGACGATTCGGATCGCCGGGCCGTGCAGGTTGCGGGAACCTATCGCACCGGAGACACCGAACTGCGCCTCGGCATCGCGCGTCTCGACGACCGGCTGGCAGACGGTACCAAGGCGAAATCGACGGTGCTCGAAGGCGCGGTATCGCAGCGCCTGCTCGACGATAAACTCGAATTGAGCGCAACCACCAGCGTTGCGCTGGACGACGCGGAGTCGCTCGACTTGCCGGCGCGCCACCGGCTGCGCGCCCGCTATTCGGTCACCGATTGGCTGCGTGTTGTTGGCGTATATGAAATCGCCGACGGCGAAATCATCGACGCCCGCACGTTCAACGCCGGATTCGAGCTTACACCATGGCAGGGATCGCGCATTGTCACTTCGCTGGGTCAGCAGGACATTGCCGAGCAGGGCAAGCGGACCTTCGCCGCATTCGGCCTGTCGCAGTCCTTCACGGTCACGTCGGAACTTTCAATCGACGCCACGCTCGACGGAAATCGCGAGCTCGGCGGTGCGGATGCATTCGACGTGCTCAACCCGCTGCATCCGGTCGCATCGGGCGGCCACCTCTCGCAGGACGGCGCGCTGTTCGAGGACTTCACCGCCGCCACACTCGGAGCATCCTGGCGAAAGGATCGCTGGTCGGCTACTGCGCGCGGCGAAATTCGCGACGGAGAATTCGCGGACCGGGTCGGTCTGACCGCAGGCATCATCCGGCAGCTCGACGACGGCATAGTCGTCGGCTCCGGTCTGACCTGGACCCGTGCGACGGGTGATGGCGGAGTCGAAACCGAAATCTTCGATGCAGCGCTTTCGACCGCTTACCGCCCGGCGGAATCGAGCTTCGCGTTCCTCGGAAAGCTTGCCTATCGCAGCGATAGCGTCACGGGCGCGGTGGCCGGAGAAGTGGGTCCCGCCGGTCGCACGGCTCTCACAGTGGATGGCGACGCGAAATCGCGCAGGCTCGTCGGCAGCCTGTCGGCGAACTGGTCGCCGCACGGTGTTGACGAGATCGACGGAGTCGAACACTTGGTGCGACGGTCGGAGATCGGAATTTTTCTCGGCGGTCGGTACAATTTTGACCGTGTGGGGGACTTCGATCTTGCCGGAACGACCGTGCTCGGCGGCCTCGATTTGCGGATCGGCATCGGCGACCGTCTTGAAATCGGCGGCACCGCAACCGTGCGCACCAACCTAACCGATGGCTTCACCAGCTTCGCGGTCGGACCGCAGATCGGTTTCGTACCCACCCAGGATACTCTGGTGATTGTTGGCTACAACATTGCCGGTTTCCGCGACCGCGATTTTTCCGAAGCGCGCAATACCGACAAGGGCCTGTTCGCGTCGGTGCGCGTCAAGTTTGATGCCGACACCTTCTCCTTCCTGGGACTGAACCGGTGA